The Bombus pascuorum chromosome 12, iyBomPasc1.1, whole genome shotgun sequence genome contains the following window.
AATAAGTGAAATTAATATCTACATTTTTGTGAATTTCTTACGCGACATTTAAATAAGCTGCACGCAACCAAACCTGCATTGATATTGTATGTATTTCCACTACCTGTCCGCTTATTTTTCCCTCCGATTGTACATATACTGGGGTGTATGAACATACACCATCATATTTTTCCCACCACATCGAAGTGATGTCATGAGTCTTCTGCTCGTGCCTGTGTGTCTAGTTCAGGGGTGAGTACGCGCCTGTAAGATGGCAATATCCTCAGTGTCGTTTAAAGAAGGATTCCACTTGTTAcgatttctatgaaatttttattcagaaatGACTGAAGTCAAGAAAGATGATGTCGTTAAGATATTACATACGTATCCTCTTTGTAGagtaagtaaaatattatttacatattatatcgtaaattgatattaaaaagaaataagtcTGGTTTCTTTTATCAATAGCGTTTGATCAATAGTAAAAGTCATTATACGAGAAATAATATCCTTATGCGCAcagtttaatttcattaaattttctattaaacgatcatttcaatgttattatttgctattattattataatcatttCAACATCATATGatgttattatgaaataaatttaagcaATTCATTTAATAggacgatatatatatatatatttaaattagagAATTCTATTCATATTATGTAGAAATTAAgcaatttatgaaaattcatttttcaagattatcgtattattcattttatattaacattatcgatattttctgGCGTTCGTTTCAGAAATGCGATATGTCGGATGAAATGAAGCAAGAAGCAATGGAATTGTGCGTCACCGCGGCAGAAAAATATGCGGATAATTATGAAAGCGTTTCTCGGATGATCAAAGAGGCAATGGATAAAAAGTTCGGTGCGTCTTGGCATACAGTTGTCGGCGAAGGCTACGGATTTGAAATAACTTATCAACTTAAACATCTATTATACATGTACTGTGCTGGAAATTTAGCGATATGCATATGGAAATCGGCATAgtgatatttacaaaaattgatatgcaaacaaatgtacaaatagcgtaattatgattttttaaaaagactATTTCTACGCAAAACGATTATTGTTTTAAACAGTGCTGAAACTATTAACATATTGTACAAATCGTTCTTCAATAATCATTATTGATCGTGAACAGGCACATTTGCATATTAATGTTGAAACACATTcagatatacataaaaaattaaaagatttgactagaattaaaaaatttccctCATTACggtacataaaataaaaggcTAATAAGAAgcgatttataatttttatacgaatgAAGGACTATACACGTAAAAAGATGTAAttattggaatattaatttcgGAAAATTTTATGACGTTCTATGATACGATGTAGATCTTAATATCCTTCGGTATTATTCaattagatgaaaaatatattaatatattaatattgaaatttctttcgtcgtGATATTATcatacaaaatgtaaaatattatgcaTAATATTATGCTGAATTATgtcattatcgttattatgtatgtatgcatgcatgcatgtatgtacgtacgtatgtatgtatgcgcGTGCGAATTGTACATATACAAATGCAGCGCGTTGATAtgcatataatttattgtatttgtttgtgatattatttatttgtataaaagtCTTTTGTGGAGTTgctatgtaaaatatatgtaatatatgttattgtgtataatataatatataaattctggATCagttgttattaatatatgcaatatcattcaattttataacgtaataagtcATGTAATATcatgattattttttaaacatttatttcagTGATTCTAATtacagtattattttataggcGTATTAAGACATGTTATTATATGTTCTCGTACAAgaacgatttaatttttattgtaagaaatgtatcgtttatttataatataatcattTATCTGTTACAGTATTCCGCGGCTACAAGTCTATACagttttctctttattttgatttaaaaaacatGAAATGCTGGTGCAAAAAATATGTTACAATATTCCAGTTACAGTTTCAACATTTACGCGAAGAATTACAACTGAgcatacttttatatttaacgtgTTCagtgtattaatttataagaatgtaatttacaaaattcttctcACAGATTATTATTTCATCTGGATTCAGCGATTATTATGTATTCTGTAATAAGCAATCTGTATAGTGTTAACAAGATTCATAGTTCTACACCTTAAACAATGggatacatttaaaataatacatgtCTCGGCTTCACAAAAATGTCACAACGACAATTAAACGTTtactatatatttacatagcACGGATTTTAAGTtagttaaacaaaatttattacactAAGTTTAATAACAGTAATGGTAGTAgtaattctattaataataatatctctatatttttaaattatttactatcaCCGTTAATAATACATATGCTTTCCATTTTCCACTTCTGCAAGATGAATTCTCTAGTATTTACAATCCTTGCGGAAACTTCTACACGCGCTGCTAGATCATACGTTCCAGGAGCTGCAAGTACAGCCTGTAAGTTTACGGTACTGCTGGTCAATGGCTCTACGTGAGAACAAATTGCTGAGTGACAAGCATATCTGTAGTATGTAGAAGCTTGCGGAGAATACAACCGTGACTTTATATTTGGGAACTTACTTTCACTAAAAACATATAgggtaaattataatacggcctataaaatgttttaaaattacttttagtAGTATTTACCTGCTAGTACCTATTgtattgattttaatatcaatatgtGATTCTAAATGATTttgtatatacattattactgGAATGAAACACAAtcgattttcattaaaattatgtGTGATCTCTCTATCATGActcaaagaaaatgaaatcatatttttcaaaaattctgtTTCCGATGCTTGTTCCTTATTAGTCACAGCCGAAGAATCAAGTACGTTTCTATCTGGACCAAAGATCTTCAAACGTCCAGCATATTCGTTTGATTCAACTTGAACTTCTTTGGGGCATTTATACGTTTTAGTCAAATATTGTATATCAAGATGATGTTGACCAATTGCTTGCCTCGTAATAATaccattttcaattattctcgCCCGCCATTTGAGAATTAAAGTAGAATTTAGTGCTATAGTAGCAGATAAGGACTTCTGTTCATCACTTTGTGGTAATCGTTGAGATTGCTGTACTTCAGCTATGTTTTCATTGATGTCTAACGATGGAATATCCTTTCTTTGTATGAAATTGATGTACGGATAATTTGCATCTGAATCAATACATTCGTTTTCTTGAGTTAAAGATACATCAGAAAACTTCGGCTCatttttgtccttttttctTAGCTTTAAcattaaatgaaacatttcttgaaactgtatcttaaCATTTGTTGACAAAACCGATGAACTAAATATAGACCACGTATCGCTTTCGAACAATACTTCGgacaacaaaatttcatttgtgaTCAAGTCATGAATTtgatttgcatttttaatgcaaattaTTAAGTTTAATGTAGGTGAAACATCCTTAAATAATACGCTTCTCGAAGCAAACGCGCTAATTTTTATGGAATCTAAAACTGTAAAACGCCAGGTGTGCCTACAAAGTCGGTGTTTTATCACGCTTCTCAAATCAGtattttcgtaataaaaaagtaaatccAAACAATGAACTCCTTTTTCATATGGCGCTCGAATCCAAAATGGTATTATATGTGTTTCACCAACATTCAATATATCGTTAGTGGAAGGTAATGGAATCTTTAGTATGAGCCCATTGTTTCTCTTTGTCATATGTTCTgtaatcataaataaaatactggtataatattactttcaacTCGATCAATTTCAATCATTGAATGAAACCAGTACGGaagttttatttactttcttgTGTATCTACGTATTCATCTCCTAACGAGAGAAGTTTCGCGTCTGTAGATGCCAAGTAAATGTTTGACAAAGGCGAGTTACCCACatttttcaacgttatatCTATTCTTTGAATTTCTCCGCATAGCATTTCTGCAGACAGTTTGCTaaagaaaatctaaaaataaatctttattaaccatattgtacaaatattgtacGATATTGAATACTTAACATAAAAACTGCATCGAAATATTAAGTACCTGCATAAATGGAGCTTTTTCGACAATATTCATTTCTAATCTATGATCCGCGCCATACATATTTGTACCAGGTttctctttaatattttttaatctagGTCCCCTAATTTCAAACAATCTTTTCCCAGTAATAGCTATTGTCGGATTAACGACTGGTGGATCTACTACATGAGTCGGATTAGATAAATCATAACTCAAACCtaatgtttttaattctcCTACTTCTTTTGGTATAAGACACAGTGTAACATTTTGTTTAGATGTTggttgtaaaataattttttcgatCACTTGTGTTTCCACTGGCGTTAAATTCTCTGGTGATCTCGTTTCATTTGTAACTTGTCCATTGACCGAAGTAAATGACCATAATAAAGTCACATTAGACAATGGCAGCGGTATGTGTAATGGATTATATAATTCGATGAAGAAATGCACTGGTTCGTTCAAAACTGCATTTGGTTTTACACTGTTATTACTTGTCTTAGAATACAGTGCAACTGTAGGCTTGAATATCATAGGAGGAGATCCCTGAGCTTCtgtaattaacatttcttcCATTCTTGCCCATCTTACATCATCACATTCTTCAGTATCAA
Protein-coding sequences here:
- the LOC132912948 gene encoding dynein axonemal light chain 4-like translates to MTEVKKDDVVKILHTYPLCRKCDMSDEMKQEAMELCVTAAEKYADNYESVSRMIKEAMDKKFGASWHTVVGEGYGFEITYQLKHLLYMYCAGNLAICIWKSA